Proteins from a single region of Ziziphus jujuba cultivar Dongzao chromosome 1, ASM3175591v1:
- the LOC132800373 gene encoding uncharacterized protein LOC132800373, which translates to MKVGGSSHNIRGIESRRTWSKGEEDALLLILDEVVASGQRCDTGSFKPGTITMIERRLAEICPNSGLRANPHIESKLKKWKKQYGIIYDMLNKSGFGWNDSLKCVDVDSDEVWKAYVQSNPSAKAWRSKPFPLYERLASIFGKDRATGHGAQTPIDMVNDLNLESGNEQFNDVCSPMSVNEIHSEPSTRPKSRGKRKSGMKDDDIVSGFGNVAEKLFDKLAAKLDKSEANYPQYLAMELDRLGFSVDDNLEISKAMRLDPSNVEVFKIIRTDTGKIEFARKFLNY; encoded by the exons ATGAAAGTTGGAGGTAGCAGTCACAATATCCGAGGGATTGAATCTAGACGTACATGGAGCAAAGGGGAGGAAGATGCTTTGCTGCTTATTTTAGATGAGGTTGTAGCTAGTGGGCAGCGATGTGACACCGGATCATTCAAGCCTGGCACAATTACTATGATTGAGAGGCGATTGGCTGAGATATGTCCTAATTCGGGCTTGCGAGCAAATCCACACATTGagtcaaagttgaaaaagtggaagaaaCAATAcggtataatatatgatatgctAAACAAAAGTGGCTTCGGATGGAATGActctcttaaatgtgtggaCGTTGATAGTGACGAAGTTTggaaagcatatgtgcag agtaacCCAAGTGCAAAGGCATGGAGAAGTAAACCGTTTCCGCTATATGAGAGGCTTGCTAGTATTTTTGGAAAGGATCGGGCAAcaggacatggagcacaaactccaattgatatgGTCAATGATTTGAATTTGGAGAGTGGAAATGAACAATTTAATGATGTATGTTCTCCAATGTCTGTGAATGAAATCCATAGTGAACCGTCTACCCGACCCAAATCAAGAGGTAAGAGAAAATCTGGAATGAAGGATGATGACATTGTGAGCGGGTTTGGCAATGTAGCagagaaattgtttgataaattggctGCAAAGTTAGATAAATCGGAAGCCAATtatccacaatacttagctatggagctAGACAGGTTAGGCTTCTCTGTTGATGACAATCTCGaaatctctaaggcaatgagattGGATCCATCGAACGTTGAGGTTTTTAAGATTATTAGAACGGATACGggcaagattgaatttgctagaaaatttttaaattactag